The Athene noctua chromosome 15, bAthNoc1.hap1.1, whole genome shotgun sequence genome contains a region encoding:
- the CDIP1 gene encoding cell death-inducing p53-target protein 1 isoform X1 translates to MSNDPPPPYPGGPSAPLIEEKHGPPPAADGVAPVVGQPQGVPIPPPEFGPPPYEPPSQPGFVPPHMPTDTSGPYVPPAGYYPPPGPHPPMGYYPAPGHYPSPGGHTATVLVPSGAATTVTVLQGEIFQGAPVQTVCPHCQQAITTKITYEIGLMSFLLGFFCCFVGCDLCCCLIPCLFDDFKDVTHTCPNCKAYIYTYKRMC, encoded by the exons ATGTCCAATGACCCTCCGCCCCCCTACCCGGGCGGCCCCTCGGCACCGCtgatagaagagaagcatggccCACCCCCTGCCGCAG ATGGCGTCGCCCCAGTTGTGGGACAGCCCCAGGGGGTTCCCATCCCCCCTCCTGAATTTGGGCCCCCCCCATATGAGCCGCCCTCACAGCCGGGGTTCGTGCCCCCCCACATGCCCACAGACACCTCTGGGCCCTACGTGCCGCCTG CAGGTTACTACCCGCCCCCAGGCCCTCACCCCCCCATGGGCTACTACCCTGCTCCGGGCCACTACCCCTCCCCCGGCGGCCACACAGCGACAGTGCTTGTCCCGTCGGGGGCTGCCACCACAGTGACGGTGCTGCAGGGAGAGATCTTCCAGGGTGCCCCTGTGCAGACGGTGTGTCCCCACTGCCAGCAAGCCATCACCACCAAGATCACCTATGAGATCGGGCTCATGAGCTTCCTTCTTGGCTTCTTCTGCTGCTTCGTGGG GTGTgatctctgctgctgcctgatcccctgcctgttCGATGACTTCAAGGACGTGACCCACACGTGTCCCAACTGCAAGGCCTACATCTACACGTACAAGCGCATGTGCTAA
- the CDIP1 gene encoding cell death-inducing p53-target protein 1 isoform X2 encodes MSNDPPPPYPGGPSAPLIEEKHGPPPAADGVAPVVGQPQGVPIPPPEFGPPPYEPPSQPGFVPPHMPTDTSGPYVPPGYYPPPGPHPPMGYYPAPGHYPSPGGHTATVLVPSGAATTVTVLQGEIFQGAPVQTVCPHCQQAITTKITYEIGLMSFLLGFFCCFVGCDLCCCLIPCLFDDFKDVTHTCPNCKAYIYTYKRMC; translated from the exons ATGTCCAATGACCCTCCGCCCCCCTACCCGGGCGGCCCCTCGGCACCGCtgatagaagagaagcatggccCACCCCCTGCCGCAG ATGGCGTCGCCCCAGTTGTGGGACAGCCCCAGGGGGTTCCCATCCCCCCTCCTGAATTTGGGCCCCCCCCATATGAGCCGCCCTCACAGCCGGGGTTCGTGCCCCCCCACATGCCCACAGACACCTCTGGGCCCTACGTGCCGCCTG GTTACTACCCGCCCCCAGGCCCTCACCCCCCCATGGGCTACTACCCTGCTCCGGGCCACTACCCCTCCCCCGGCGGCCACACAGCGACAGTGCTTGTCCCGTCGGGGGCTGCCACCACAGTGACGGTGCTGCAGGGAGAGATCTTCCAGGGTGCCCCTGTGCAGACGGTGTGTCCCCACTGCCAGCAAGCCATCACCACCAAGATCACCTATGAGATCGGGCTCATGAGCTTCCTTCTTGGCTTCTTCTGCTGCTTCGTGGG GTGTgatctctgctgctgcctgatcccctgcctgttCGATGACTTCAAGGACGTGACCCACACGTGTCCCAACTGCAAGGCCTACATCTACACGTACAAGCGCATGTGCTAA